In the Candidatus Zixiibacteriota bacterium genome, one interval contains:
- a CDS encoding ABC transporter ATP-binding protein, whose translation MTMDLAAAIRVEKLSRRFGDRIAVAELSFDVKRGELFGLVGPDGAGKTTTLRMLAGVLRPSGGDAHLAGASVRHNPEQVKRTIAYMSQRFGLYADLTVRENLEFYADLYCVPRAERPARLERLFHFSNLREFQNRLAGQLSGGMKQKLGLSCALVHQPEILLLDEPTFGVDPISRRDLWLIVHEMVAEGVTAIVSTAYLDEAERFDRLALIHQGRVLAIDTPGALQESLAGELLSVRLENARGALAVVQQVPSVRRAAVFGDRLHLTVTSVERDLGPIRVALVESGYPVLDAGPLTPSLEDVFIDRVSSVEQP comes from the coding sequence ATGACCATGGACTTGGCGGCTGCGATCCGTGTTGAAAAACTCTCGCGCCGGTTCGGCGATCGGATCGCCGTCGCCGAGTTGTCCTTTGACGTGAAGCGTGGCGAGTTGTTTGGGTTGGTGGGGCCGGATGGAGCCGGCAAGACGACGACCTTGCGCATGCTCGCCGGTGTTCTGCGACCGAGCGGTGGTGACGCCCACCTGGCCGGGGCGAGCGTCCGACACAATCCCGAGCAGGTGAAGCGCACGATCGCCTACATGTCGCAACGCTTCGGGCTCTATGCCGACCTGACGGTGCGCGAGAATCTGGAGTTCTACGCCGACTTGTACTGCGTGCCTCGCGCCGAGAGACCGGCGCGGCTTGAACGGCTGTTTCATTTCTCCAACCTGAGGGAATTCCAAAATCGCCTCGCCGGGCAGCTCTCCGGCGGCATGAAGCAGAAACTCGGTCTGTCGTGCGCCCTGGTCCACCAGCCGGAGATTCTCCTTTTGGATGAGCCCACGTTCGGGGTCGATCCGATCTCGCGTCGCGACCTCTGGTTGATTGTCCATGAGATGGTGGCGGAAGGCGTGACCGCCATCGTGAGCACGGCATATCTGGATGAAGCAGAACGCTTCGACCGTCTGGCGTTGATTCATCAGGGTCGTGTGTTGGCGATCGACACCCCGGGTGCGCTGCAAGAGAGTCTGGCCGGTGAGCTCTTGTCTGTCCGTTTGGAGAATGCGCGCGGCGCTCTGGCCGTCGTGCAACAAGTTCCCTCCGTGCGCCGGGCGGCGGTGTTTGGCGATCGCCTGCATCTGACCGTGACCTCGGTCGAACGGGATCTCGGACCGATCCGCGTCGCCTTGGTGGAATCGGGTTACCCCGTGCTCGATGCCGGTCCGCTGACACCGTCGCTGGAGGATGTCTTCATCGACCGCGTATCCTCCGTGGAGCAACCGTGA
- a CDS encoding ABC transporter ATP-binding protein — protein sequence MSPSVAVDVAALTRTFGDFTAVDHVSFSVWEGEIFGFLGPNGAGKTTTIRMLSGLLLPTSGSGMVAGYDIARDSESIKRRIGYMSQLFSLYGDLTVEENIDFFAGLYGVGRQELPARRDWALSMAHLTDQRRRLTAELPLGWKQRLALGCAVLHQPKLLFLDEPTSGVDPISRRSFWDLIHALTHEGTTVLVSTHYMEEAEYCHRLSLMNRGRLIALDTPSALRKQMVEPILEIDTDDGTRAVEALRGLEGVQEAGLFGRAVHVVLRDTAPERQEAVGARLRERGVPFRRMTVVSPSLEDVFIARIRAEGGAPTE from the coding sequence GTGAGTCCGTCTGTCGCCGTCGACGTGGCCGCGCTCACGCGGACATTCGGCGACTTCACCGCGGTCGACCACGTGAGCTTCTCTGTTTGGGAAGGGGAGATCTTCGGATTCCTCGGCCCCAACGGCGCCGGCAAGACCACGACGATCCGGATGCTGTCCGGGCTGCTGCTCCCGACGTCGGGTTCGGGGATGGTCGCCGGGTACGACATTGCCCGGGACTCGGAGTCGATCAAGCGCCGTATCGGCTACATGTCGCAACTGTTCTCCCTCTATGGCGACCTCACGGTGGAAGAGAACATCGACTTTTTCGCGGGGCTCTACGGCGTGGGGCGCCAGGAGCTTCCGGCGCGGCGTGATTGGGCGCTCTCGATGGCGCATCTCACCGATCAACGGCGTCGCCTGACCGCCGAGCTCCCCTTGGGTTGGAAGCAGCGCCTGGCCCTGGGATGCGCGGTCCTGCATCAGCCGAAGCTGCTGTTCCTAGATGAGCCGACCTCCGGGGTCGACCCGATCTCGCGGCGGAGTTTCTGGGACTTGATTCATGCGTTGACCCACGAGGGAACGACGGTTCTGGTCAGTACGCACTACATGGAGGAAGCCGAGTACTGCCATCGCCTGTCGTTGATGAATCGCGGCCGGCTCATCGCGCTGGATACGCCGTCGGCGCTGCGTAAGCAGATGGTCGAGCCGATTCTGGAAATCGATACCGACGACGGCACCCGGGCGGTGGAGGCGCTGCGCGGCCTCGAGGGCGTGCAGGAGGCCGGTCTGTTCGGGCGGGCGGTCCACGTCGTGCTGCGCGACACGGCGCCCGAGCGACAGGAAGCGGTCGGTGCGCGACTCCGGGAACGCGGCGTTCCATTTCGTCGCATGACCGTTGTGTCACCATCCTTGGAAGACGTCTTCATCGCCCGCATACGAGCCGAGGGCGGCGCGCCGACGGAGTGA